Proteins from a single region of Oncorhynchus keta strain PuntledgeMale-10-30-2019 chromosome 20, Oket_V2, whole genome shotgun sequence:
- the LOC118399258 gene encoding sialoadhesin-like, with translation MGLWLIAFTMFLLKGALCQQWSLWMPQSIVAVGGSCLMVPCRFQIPAEFDATLNNCTPHGLWKKHSEWGNIVFHSAQTDAKNIIKGVMLGNLLNKNCTTIFNSFSAGYDDTYIFRLECAETNPLKYNFLPGVNINHTDNPPKPQLIPMGNIMEGEWARLSCSAPAPCPTLPPSLTWTSRLGGSVESRLQEGVDGLMTMTSTLTFTASLGHHGLMVKCAACYTLQPGGTTKTTQGNLTLNVLYAPKNTVALSNPTGPVPEGRAVTLTCQSDANPPVERYSWYKDISGKETWKANGQTLVLLVSKADSGLYLCEAHNQNGSQRSKAMPLEFESDQSFKMSPYIICGVMVLLYVLTVTVDVYKYKSLSRRLKQIELSLSGKADNTYTNLRIASTSSDYDELQMTRAVPGKSNSHENPNGIGRGSERAAP, from the exons ATGGGTCTGTGGTTAATTGCGTTCACCATGTTTCTGTTGAAAG GTGCTCTCTGCCAACAGTGGAGTCTGTGGATGCCCCAAAGCATTGTGGCTGTTGGTGGATCCTGCCTAATGGTCCCATGTAGATTCCAGATCCCTGCGGAGTTTGATGCTACCTTGAACAACTGCACACCCCATGGGCTTTGGAAGAAACATTCAGAATGGGGAAATATCGTTTTCCACTCAGCCCAAACGGATGCCAAGAACATCATCAAGGGAGTGATGTTAGGAAATCTGTTGAACAAGAACTGCACCACTATTTTCAACAGTTTCTCTGCTGGATATGATGACACATATATCTTTAGGCTGGAATGTGCTGAAACAAATCCCCTCAAGTATAACTTTCTACCAGGTGTAAATATCAATCATACAG ACAACCCACCCAAACCTCAACTGATCCCTATGGGCAACATCATGGAAGGGGAGTGGGCTAGACTGAGCTGCTCTGCCCCCGCCCCCTGCCCTACATTGCCGCCCTCCCTGACCTGGACCTCTAGGCTGGGTGGAAGTGTTGAGAGCCGGCTACAGGAGGGTGTAGATGGGCTCATGACCATGACCTCCACCCTGACATTTACCGCCTCACTCGGGCATCACGGGCTGATGGTCAAATGCGCCGCCTGCTACACACTGCAGCCAGGGGGCACCACCAAGACGACTCAGGGGAACCTGACCCTCAATGTTCTGT ATGCCCCTAAAAACACTGTAGCCCTGTCCAACCCAACAGGCCCTGTGCCTGAGGGTAGGGCAGTGACCCTGACCTGCCAGAGTGATGCCAACCCACCGGTGGAGCGCTACTCCTGGTACAAAGACATCAGTGGGAAGGAGACCTGGAAGGCCAATGGGCAGACACTAGTCCTCCTGGTCAGCAAGGCGGACAGCGGGCTCTACCTCTGTGAGGCCCACAACCAGAACGGATCACAGAGGTCAAAGGCCATGCCTCTGGAGTTCGAAA GCGACCAATCTTTCAAGATGTCCCCCTACATCATCTGTGGAGTGATGGTGTTGCTTTATGTTCTGACTGTCACTGTGGATGTGTATAAATATAAAAG TCTCTCCAGAAGACTGAAA CAGATAGAGCTCTCCCTCTCAGGGAAAGCGGACAACACATACACCAACCTAAGGATCGCCAGCACCAGCTCTGATTATGACGAACTCCAG ATGACCAGGGCTGTCCCAGGTAAATCTAACTCTCATGAAAACCCCAATGGAATTGGCAGAGGAAGTGAAAGAGCTGCGCCCTGA